A portion of the Lathamus discolor isolate bLatDis1 chromosome 5, bLatDis1.hap1, whole genome shotgun sequence genome contains these proteins:
- the LOC136014741 gene encoding SUN domain-containing protein 3-like, whose translation MDSQRAFTFIPPSIFTQSAFACSYAKKRASDSLAAKEMLLKGRKMKALKTVPLVLLIRLFLFGESRWNWDLRMAFTTWDCWVKKASRGLQPSSPPTFGIPNSRPAGNDIGEALSRTQTLKEQLQKLQEEFYHLHWSLKDVTERALHEALKQSKLPGFSGSAVQEIINQVVEKLEENQVPMTDYALKSSGAAVIPEYTSPSYRNTAYKISLFSLTVMDYVRSPELILEKENHLGNCWPFHGSQGHVFIKLSVPVIPRAVTLDHVSGPALHGDGISSAPKDFAVYGVTEEQEEQFLGQFVFLAPLNPTQTFQLKNEHSGFVNYILLQVLSNWGHPDYTCIYRFRVHGDPASNEGKVAL comes from the exons ATGGATTCCCAGCGTGCTTTTAcattcatccctccctccatcttcACCCAGTCTGCATTTGCCTGCAGTTACGCAAAGAAAAGGGCCAGTGATAGCCTGGCTGctaaagaaatgctgctgaaggggag GAAAATGAAGGCTCTGAAGACAGTGCCCCTGGTGCTGCTCATCCGCCTGTTCTTGTTTGGTGAGTCTCGTTGGAACTGGGACCTGAGGATG GCGTTCACCACGTGGGACTGCTGGGTGAAGAAGGCCTCTCGAGGGCTGCAGCCTTCATCTCCTCCTACATTTGGCATCCCCAACAGCAG GCCAGCAGGGAACGACATAGGAGAAGCGCTGAGTAGAACCCAGACCCTCAAAGAACAGctccagaagctgcaggaagagttCTATCACCTGCACTGGAGCCTCAAGGATGTCACTGAGCGTGCTCTCCATGAAGCCTTGAAGCAGTCTAAGCTCCCAGGCTTCTCTGGATCG gctgttcAAGAGATCATCAATCAAGTCgtggagaagctggaagaaaaccaagtccCAATGACTGATTATGCCCTCAAATCATCAG gGGCTGCTGTCATTCCTGAATACACAAGTCCATCCTACCGGAATACGGCGTATAAAATCAGCCTGTTTTCCCTGACAGTGATGGATTATGTGAGATCTCCTGAGCTTATTCTTGAG aaggaaaatcatCTAGGAAACTGCTGGCCCTTCCATGGAAGTCAGGGACACGTCTTCATCAAGCTCTCTGTGCCAGTCATTCCCAGAGCAGTCACCCTGGACCATGTCTCAGGGCCAGCGCTCCATGGAGACGGTATCTCCAGTGCTCCAAAGGACTTTGCTGTCTAC GGGGTGACGGAAGAACAGGAGGAGCAGTTCCTGggacagtttgttttcctggcacCACTGAATCCCACTCAGACCTTTCAGCTAAAG aaCGAGCACTCTGGGTTTGTGAATTACATCCTGCTGCAAGTGCTGAGCAACTGGGGCCACCCGGACTACACCTGCATATATCGGTTCAGGGTGCACGGTGATCCTGCCAGCAACGAGGGGAAGGTGGCACTTTGA